Proteins encoded together in one Stutzerimonas stutzeri window:
- a CDS encoding thiolase family protein, translating to MREVVIVDSVRTGLAKSFRGKFNMTRPDDMAAHCVDALLSRNDVDPALVEDCIVGAGSNEGAQGYNIGRNVAVLSRLGIACSGMTLNRYCSSGLQAIAVAANQIASGCSDVIVAGGVESITLTLKSRNTDHLFNPIIQERVPGIYHTMGQTAELVARRYNVTREQQDLYSLQSQQRTARAQAEGLFSDEIVPMNVQYFTEDKNTGERTLHQGVVDRDDCNRPDTTLESLAGLKPAFAEDGSVTAGNASQLSDGASMTLVMSLDKAIELGLKPRAFFRGFTVAGCEPEEMGIGPVYAVPRLLKAKGLQIADIDLWELNEAFASQCLYCRDTLGIDNEKYNVNGGSISIGHPFGMTGSRTAGHIVRELQRRNLRYGVVTMCVGGGMGAAGLFEAVR from the coding sequence ATGCGTGAAGTAGTGATCGTCGATAGCGTGCGGACTGGCCTGGCCAAGTCCTTCCGCGGCAAGTTCAACATGACCCGTCCCGACGACATGGCGGCGCATTGCGTCGATGCGCTGCTGTCGCGCAACGATGTCGATCCGGCGCTGGTCGAGGATTGCATCGTCGGGGCCGGTTCCAACGAGGGCGCGCAGGGCTACAACATCGGCCGCAACGTCGCCGTGTTGTCGCGCCTGGGCATCGCCTGTTCCGGCATGACGCTGAACCGCTACTGTTCGTCCGGCCTGCAGGCCATCGCCGTCGCGGCCAACCAGATCGCCTCAGGCTGCAGTGACGTCATCGTCGCCGGCGGGGTGGAGTCCATCACCCTGACGCTCAAGAGCCGCAACACCGATCACCTGTTCAACCCGATCATCCAGGAACGCGTGCCAGGCATCTACCACACCATGGGCCAGACCGCCGAGCTCGTGGCGCGGCGCTACAACGTCACCCGCGAGCAGCAGGACCTCTACTCACTGCAGAGCCAGCAGCGCACCGCGCGTGCCCAGGCCGAAGGGCTGTTCAGCGACGAAATCGTGCCGATGAACGTGCAGTATTTCACCGAGGACAAGAACACCGGCGAGCGCACCCTGCATCAGGGTGTGGTCGACCGTGACGACTGCAACCGTCCGGACACTACCCTGGAAAGCCTCGCCGGACTCAAGCCGGCTTTCGCCGAGGACGGTTCGGTGACCGCCGGCAACGCGTCGCAGCTGTCCGACGGCGCCTCGATGACGCTGGTGATGAGCCTGGACAAGGCCATCGAGCTCGGCCTCAAGCCGCGTGCGTTCTTCCGTGGCTTCACCGTGGCAGGTTGTGAGCCGGAAGAGATGGGCATCGGTCCCGTCTACGCCGTACCGCGCCTGCTCAAGGCAAAAGGGCTGCAGATCGCCGATATCGACCTGTGGGAGCTCAACGAGGCCTTCGCCTCGCAGTGCCTGTACTGCCGCGACACCCTGGGTATCGATAACGAGAAGTACAATGTCAACGGCGGCTCGATCTCCATCGGCCACCCGTTCGGCATGACCGGCTCGCGTACTGCCGGTCATATCGTGCGCGAACTGCAGCGCCGCAATCTGCGTTACGGCGTGGTGACCATGTGCGTGGGCGGCGGCATGGGCGCGGCCGGGTTGTTCGAAGCGGTGCGCTGA
- a CDS encoding ISL3 family transposase yields the protein MHPIDLASFWPGYDTVACRSSANNSLLIELEPQAGSVPKCGRCGQLSPLIHERRIRLVRDRDLFDQRVLLQLPVRRVDCLNCGRVTERIDWLEPASRLTQRLRIWLESLLRLLPISHVSQLTGLHWHTLKTLDKRRLEAEVGAFDSSDVRRLVMDEFALHKGHRYATVIMDAERTRVLWVGHGNSREAIRPFFELLGEHCQQIEAVAMDMNTAFDLEVKQHCPQAEVVYDLFHVVARYGRDVIDRIRVDQANLLREDKPARKAVKQSRWLLLRNRDNLKDGQAVQLQELLAANQPLATVYVLKDALKDVWYAPSVREGWRRWRTWLRHARDSGLAPLQRFARNLRKYARGILASAHFPMHTSVLEGVNNRIKVIKRMAYGFRDSEYFFLKIKVAFPGKAR from the coding sequence GTGCATCCTATTGATCTTGCCTCGTTCTGGCCAGGCTATGACACCGTTGCCTGCCGTTCATCTGCCAACAACTCCCTTCTGATTGAGCTCGAGCCTCAAGCCGGTTCAGTGCCCAAGTGCGGGCGTTGTGGTCAGCTCAGTCCGTTGATTCACGAGCGCCGGATTCGTCTGGTGCGTGATCGTGATCTGTTCGATCAGCGCGTCCTGCTTCAACTGCCAGTGCGCCGAGTCGATTGCCTGAACTGTGGTCGGGTGACCGAGCGAATCGACTGGCTGGAGCCTGCATCTCGCCTGACCCAACGGTTACGGATCTGGCTCGAAAGCTTGCTGCGGCTGCTGCCGATCAGCCACGTCAGCCAGCTCACCGGGCTGCACTGGCACACCCTCAAGACGCTCGATAAACGACGCCTGGAAGCCGAGGTAGGCGCCTTCGATTCCAGCGACGTCCGCCGTCTGGTGATGGACGAATTCGCCCTGCACAAGGGGCATCGCTACGCCACGGTCATCATGGATGCCGAGCGAACACGGGTGCTGTGGGTCGGTCACGGCAACAGCCGCGAGGCGATCCGCCCGTTCTTTGAATTGCTCGGCGAGCACTGCCAACAGATCGAGGCGGTGGCCATGGACATGAATACGGCTTTCGACCTGGAGGTGAAGCAACATTGCCCTCAAGCCGAAGTGGTGTACGACTTGTTTCATGTGGTAGCGCGCTACGGGCGAGATGTGATTGACCGAATCCGGGTCGACCAGGCCAACCTCCTGCGCGAAGACAAGCCGGCACGAAAGGCGGTCAAACAAAGTCGTTGGCTGCTGCTGCGCAATCGCGACAACCTGAAGGACGGACAGGCCGTGCAGTTACAGGAACTGCTCGCGGCCAACCAGCCGCTGGCTACGGTCTATGTACTCAAGGATGCCCTGAAGGATGTCTGGTACGCCCCCAGCGTAAGAGAGGGCTGGCGGCGCTGGCGAACCTGGCTGCGGCACGCCCGGGACAGCGGCCTCGCGCCGCTACAGCGCTTCGCCCGCAACCTGCGCAAATATGCCCGGGGCATCCTCGCCAGTGCTCACTTCCCCATGCACACCAGTGTTTTGGAGGGCGTGAACAACCGCATCAAGGTCATCAAGCGCATGGCCTACGGTTTCCGGGACTCGGAATACTTCTTCCTGAAAATCAAGGTCGCCTTCCCCGGGAAAGCGCGATGA